A window from Neodiprion fabricii isolate iyNeoFabr1 chromosome 2, iyNeoFabr1.1, whole genome shotgun sequence encodes these proteins:
- the LOC124174903 gene encoding elongation factor Tu, mitochondrial-like has product MALVSARAIFSPVLRQTVKQIIGNHQLTKYRHGRLCARLLLPTVTAQRFYAEKKVFLRDKPHCNVGTIGHVDHGKTTLTAAITKVLAEKEMATAKAYNEIDNAPEEKARGITINVAHIEYQTENRHYSHTDCPGHADYIKNMITGTSQMDGAILVVAATDGAMPQTREHLLLAKQIGINYIVIFINKVDAADEEMVELVEMEIRELMTEMGYDGENAPIIKGSALCALEGKKPEIGSESITKLLEEVDRYIPTPVRDLDKPFLLPVEQTYSIPGRGTVVTGRLERGVLKKGNECELVGYGKVLKTVVTGVEMFRQILEEAQAGDQLGALIRGVKRDDVRRGMILAKPGTVKAQDQVEAQIYVLSKEEGGRAKPVLNFMQLQMFSKTWDCATQVQILEKDMVMPGEDTKLLLKLFKPMVCEQGQRFTIRDGIVTLGTGVITKILPPLNETERLALTEGKKAREKKLAKAN; this is encoded by the exons ATGGCGTTGGTTTCTGCTAGAGCAATTTTCAGTCCAG TTCTCCGGCAGACGGTGAAACAAATTATCGGGAACCATCAACTGACCAAATAC CGACATGGCCGGCTCTGTGCAAGACTTTTATTACCCACAGTAACAGCCCAGAGATTTTATGCcgagaaaaaagtatttctcAGGGACAAGCCGCATTGCAATGTTGGAACCATTGGCCACGTTGATCATGGCAAAACCACACTCACCGCAGCCATCACCAAAG TACTCGCTGAGAAGGAAATGGCCACCGCAAAGGCGTACAATGAGATCGACAATGCGCCGGAGGAAAAGGCACGTGGAATTACTATTAATGTAGCCCACATTGAGTACCAAACTGAGAATCGTCATTATTCACACACGGACTGCCCTGGACACGCTgattacataaaaaatatgatcacTGGAACCTCTCAGATGGACGGTGCCATTCTCGTCGTCGCTGCCACCGATGGTGCCATGCCCCAAACAAGGGAACACTTGCTTCTCGCTAAACAAATCGGCATCAACTACATTgtcatttttatcaacaag GTTGACGCAGCTGATGAGGAAATGGTTGAGTTGGTGGAGATGGAAATTCGCGAACTCATGACAGAGATGGGATATGACGGAGAAAATGCGCCGATCATAAAGGGAAGCGCACTCTGTGCtcttgaaggaaaaaaacctgaaattggGTCTGAATCAATTACAAAGCTCCTCGAGGAAGTAGACAGGTACATTCCTACTCCTGTTCGCGACCTGGATAAGCCATTCCTACTTCCAGTCGAACAAACCTATTCCATACCGGGCCGAGGGACTGTTGTAACAGGTCGATTGGAGCGTGGAGTCCTGAAGAAGGGAAATGAGTGTGAGTTGGTTGGTTATGGTAAAGTTCTTAAAACTGTGGTAACAGGAGTAGAAATGTTCCGGCAAATATTGGAAGAGGCTCAGGCGGGAGATCAGCTTGGAGCTCTTATCCGAGGTGTTAAGAGGGATGATGTTAGAAGAGGCATGATACTTGCAAAACCTGGAACCGTCAAAGCACAGGATCAGGTCGAGGCTCAAATTTACGTTCTCAGCAAGGAAGAAGGGGGCAGGGCTAAGCCAGTTCTCAACTTCATGCAATTAcaaatgttttcaaaaacgTGGGATTGTGCTACCCAAGTGCAAATCCTTGAGAAGGATATGGTCATGCCAGGAGAGGACACAAA GCTTCTACTGAAACTATTTAAGCCAATGGTATGCGAACAAGGTCAACGGTTTACGATACGAGATGGAATTGTAACTCTGGGAACAGGTGtcattacaaaaatattgccACCTCTGAATGAAACTGAAAGGTTGGCACTTACTGAAGGAAAGAAGGCCCGTGAGAAGAAATTAGCGAAAGCGAATTAA
- the LOC124174910 gene encoding GTP-binding nuclear protein Ran, with translation MTQEPDMPTFKCVLVGDGGTGKTTFVKRHLTGEFEKKYVATLGVEVHPLIFHTNRGPIRFNVWDTAGQEKFGGLRDGYYIQGQCAVIMFDVTSRVTYKNVPNWHRDLVRVCENIPIVLCGNKVDIKDRKVKAKSIVFHRKKNLQYYDISAKSNYNFEKPFLWLARKLIGDPNLEFVAMPALLPPEVTMDPQWQQQIEKDLKEAQETALPEDDEDL, from the exons ATGACTCAGGAACCCGATATGCCCACCTTCAAGTGCGTCCTCGTCGGCGACGGAGGTACGGGCAAAACGACCTTCGTCAAGAGGCACTTGACGGGTGAATTTGAGAAGAAGTACGTTGCGACACTGGGCGTCGAAGTCCATCCCTTGATATTTCACACGAATAGAGGGCCGATCAGATTCAACGTTTGGGACACTGCTGGGCAGGAGAAATTCGGAGGTCTTCGAGACGGTTACTATATCCAGGGACAATGCGCCGTTATCATGTTTGACGTAACGTCCCGTGTCACCTATAAAAATGTACCAAACTGGCACAGAGATTTAGTCAGAGTCTGCGAAAACATTCCTATCGTACTATGTGGCAACAAGGTTGACATCAAGGACAGAAAAGTCAAAGCCAAGAGCATCGTATTTCACAGGAAGAAGAATCTTCAG TATTATGACATCAGTGCGAAGAGTAATTACAACTTTGAGAAACCGTTCTTGTGGCTGGCTCGCAAACTGATCGGAGATCCTAACTTGGAGTTCGTGGCTATGCCGGCTCTCCTGCCACCTGAAGTCACAATGGACCCACAATGGCAGCAACAAATTGAAAAGGATCTCAAAGAAGCTCAGGAGACAGCGCTCCCGGAAGACGATGAGGACCTTTAG